Proteins from one Gimesia maris genomic window:
- a CDS encoding DUF1501 domain-containing protein → MKQQLNRKQSNQGPTGASRREFMRIGLGGFSSLSLPGLYQLQAAAESQKKTPATPKKERTAVILVWCRGGVSHLDTYDPKPDAASDYRGPFSPIATNTEGLLISELLPRHAQISDKYTILRSITHTGGGHPAGSLQVLGGDPDRIDKRKPKLPDFMSVANFLRRDSNNALPNYVGINAITNYDSFQIAGPTYLGPGAGPFQISGDPSAPDFKVPNIGLTDAKQTARLAQRISLRQQFDQYRRDLDLDGSMEAMNQFEAQATNLLTSKQAADAFDLTREPQHIRERYGMHQWGQQCLMARRLVEAGVEIITTELSGKLCGRVQNWDDHAVNHHVFDAIKYRMPFYDQAVTALIEDIYQRGLNKRVLVVVAGEFGRTPRISYSKSTGGGIGSGSAGTTQPGRDHWPNANSMLFAGGNIQTGQIIGATDGKGEGPVERAVGPHDFLATIYSHLGIDYANTFLPDFSGRPTPIVMHGNAIPELAGRV, encoded by the coding sequence ATGAAACAGCAATTGAACAGAAAGCAGTCCAATCAGGGGCCGACAGGAGCATCCCGGCGCGAATTCATGCGAATCGGCCTGGGGGGCTTCAGCAGTCTGTCTCTGCCCGGATTATATCAACTGCAGGCGGCCGCGGAATCGCAGAAAAAGACTCCAGCCACGCCCAAAAAAGAACGGACGGCAGTTATTCTGGTCTGGTGCCGTGGTGGCGTCAGTCATCTGGATACCTACGATCCCAAACCTGATGCTGCTTCTGATTATCGTGGCCCCTTTTCGCCGATCGCGACGAACACAGAAGGTCTGCTCATCAGCGAGTTGCTCCCCCGGCATGCACAGATCTCGGATAAATATACCATTCTGCGTTCAATCACCCATACCGGAGGTGGCCACCCCGCCGGTTCACTGCAGGTGCTGGGAGGCGATCCGGATCGCATTGATAAGCGCAAACCCAAACTGCCCGACTTCATGTCGGTTGCCAATTTTCTCCGTCGCGATTCAAACAATGCTCTACCCAATTATGTGGGTATCAATGCCATCACGAATTACGACAGCTTTCAGATTGCCGGCCCCACCTACCTGGGACCGGGGGCCGGTCCTTTCCAGATTAGTGGAGACCCCAGTGCGCCTGATTTCAAGGTTCCCAATATTGGTCTGACGGATGCTAAACAGACAGCACGACTGGCGCAGCGAATTTCACTGCGTCAGCAGTTCGATCAGTATCGTCGCGATCTGGATCTGGATGGCTCCATGGAAGCGATGAATCAGTTCGAAGCCCAGGCGACGAATCTGCTGACCAGCAAACAGGCTGCCGATGCTTTTGATTTAACCCGCGAGCCACAACATATTCGTGAGCGGTACGGCATGCATCAATGGGGGCAGCAATGTCTGATGGCGCGGCGACTGGTGGAAGCGGGAGTGGAAATCATTACGACCGAACTTTCCGGAAAACTATGTGGTCGGGTACAAAACTGGGATGATCATGCCGTCAATCACCACGTGTTTGATGCGATCAAATATCGGATGCCGTTCTATGACCAGGCAGTGACGGCTTTGATTGAAGACATCTACCAGCGGGGTCTGAATAAACGGGTACTGGTTGTTGTGGCAGGCGAATTTGGTCGTACGCCTCGCATTTCCTACTCGAAAAGTACGGGGGGCGGAATTGGCAGCGGCAGCGCGGGAACGACTCAGCCGGGCCGCGATCACTGGCCGAACGCGAATTCGATGCTGTTTGCGGGGGGAAATATTCAGACCGGGCAGATCATCGGTGCGACAGATGGAAAAGGGGAAGGCCCTGTGGAACGTGCCGTAGGACCCCATGATTTCCTGGCGACCATCTATTCACATCTGGGCATTGATTACGCCAATACGTTTTTACCCGATTTCTCAGGTCGTCCGACACCGATTGTCATGCACGGGAACGCCATTCCGGAACTGGCAGGCCGCGTTTGA
- a CDS encoding efflux RND transporter permease subunit, which produces MLNAIIRFALKQRHLTLAFSLFLIGFGSWQALNMGIDVFPNLNRPRVVVMTEAPGMAPEEVESLITFPLETTLNGATGVQAVRSSSGVGISIIYVEFEWGTNIYNDRQVVNERLQLVTEQLPDGVKPQLAPISSIMGQIMMLGMWSEGDKTSPLEVRTLADWVVRQRLLTIPGVSQVFTMGGGRKQFQVLVDPQLLLKYGITLHEVRLACEQSNENATGGYLDEQGPNEFLVRALGRIQTLEDLEKVVVANRKGRPVILSQIAKVIEGPQVKRGDSSAFVKQEDGTFAGGSAVVLTVNKQPNADTRRVANDVIQALKDLEPSLPEDIRIQPELYSQKSFIDRSIENVIDALVDGGILVVIILFLFLMNFRTTFITLTAIPLSIAITAIVFAVFGLSINTMTLGGLAVAIGELVDDAIVDVENIFRRLQENRYAKNPKHTLLVVFQASCEIRNSIVFGTAIVVLVFLPLFALSGMEGRLFAPLGVAYIVSILSSLLVSLTLTPVLSYWLLGKKFGTPVDPEKRSATEPHGDQDGPLLRFLKWIAGYVISFSIRFSGPMLIAGISSVLVAGLFLLQLDRDFLPPFNEGVAQLNVVLPPGTSLKKSNEISETVMDRLKNINGVEAFSRRTGRAELDEHAEGVNVSEYIISFDPDSGRSREQVLDDIRTSMEAIPGIVISVEQPLAHLISHMISGVKAQVGIKIYGENLIVLRNTARKMEAAMQSVPGVTDVLVEPQVEIKQLQIKLNRDKLKLYGLTPAYVNEYVETAMNGMVVSQVLQGQRTFDLLIRMDEKYREDRQALKRLAIDLPGGGTTPLSSVADITDSTGPNTINREKVQKRIIVQCNVTGRGLVDVVNEIQAKQKPVIESLPAGYFVEYSGQFESQQSASRMISALFLVSMLGVFLVLFTMFRSPNFSLQVMAALPMAFIGSVIALVVTGQTLTIAAMVGFISLGGIASRNGILLLNHYLHLVKYEGEGWTREMIVRAGQERLAPVLMTALTSGIGLVPLAMSQGEAGKEILYPVATVIIGGLLSSTILEFFIRPALFWSCGRKAGARIVADTNEEVPLIEEREEQTTPIA; this is translated from the coding sequence ATGTTAAATGCGATTATTCGATTTGCTCTAAAACAACGTCATCTCACGCTCGCGTTCTCGCTGTTTCTGATCGGCTTCGGGAGCTGGCAGGCGCTGAATATGGGCATCGATGTCTTTCCGAATCTCAACCGTCCCCGTGTTGTGGTTATGACTGAAGCGCCGGGCATGGCTCCGGAAGAAGTTGAATCTCTGATTACCTTTCCCCTGGAAACCACCTTAAATGGCGCGACGGGAGTACAGGCGGTCCGCAGTTCCTCGGGAGTTGGTATTTCGATTATTTACGTGGAATTTGAGTGGGGCACCAATATCTACAATGATCGGCAGGTCGTCAACGAACGGCTGCAACTGGTCACCGAGCAACTTCCCGACGGAGTGAAACCGCAGCTCGCACCGATTTCCTCGATTATGGGGCAGATCATGATGCTCGGCATGTGGAGCGAAGGGGATAAAACCTCGCCGCTCGAAGTCCGCACACTCGCGGACTGGGTCGTTCGACAACGCCTGCTGACGATTCCGGGCGTATCACAGGTCTTCACCATGGGCGGAGGTCGCAAACAGTTTCAGGTACTGGTCGACCCGCAATTGCTGTTAAAATATGGTATTACACTGCATGAAGTGCGACTGGCTTGTGAGCAGAGTAATGAAAATGCGACAGGTGGCTATCTAGACGAGCAGGGGCCCAATGAATTCCTGGTGCGAGCATTAGGACGGATTCAGACCCTGGAAGATCTGGAAAAAGTGGTCGTGGCTAACCGCAAAGGACGTCCGGTGATACTCTCGCAGATTGCCAAAGTCATCGAAGGTCCCCAGGTCAAGCGGGGAGACAGTTCCGCTTTTGTCAAACAGGAAGACGGTACTTTTGCCGGCGGCTCGGCGGTCGTCCTCACCGTCAACAAGCAACCCAATGCCGACACACGTCGCGTGGCCAACGATGTAATCCAGGCGTTAAAAGATCTAGAGCCTTCCCTCCCTGAAGATATCCGCATTCAACCGGAACTCTACTCTCAGAAATCTTTCATTGATCGTTCCATTGAAAACGTGATCGACGCGCTGGTAGATGGCGGCATTCTGGTGGTCATTATTCTGTTTCTGTTCCTGATGAATTTCCGTACAACGTTCATCACGTTGACTGCGATTCCACTCTCCATTGCGATTACGGCAATCGTATTTGCCGTATTTGGGTTGTCGATCAATACGATGACCTTAGGCGGCCTGGCTGTTGCTATTGGTGAACTCGTAGACGATGCGATTGTGGATGTCGAAAATATTTTCCGCCGCCTGCAGGAAAACCGCTATGCCAAAAATCCCAAACACACGCTGCTGGTCGTGTTCCAGGCGAGCTGTGAAATCAGGAATTCGATTGTTTTTGGAACCGCGATTGTGGTGCTGGTTTTTCTGCCTCTGTTTGCGTTATCAGGTATGGAAGGTCGCCTGTTTGCCCCGCTGGGAGTCGCCTATATTGTTTCCATTCTGTCTTCGCTGCTGGTTTCACTGACTCTGACGCCGGTCCTCTCTTACTGGTTACTGGGGAAAAAATTCGGCACACCAGTTGATCCCGAGAAAAGATCGGCAACTGAACCGCACGGTGATCAGGATGGACCGCTCTTGCGGTTTCTGAAATGGATTGCCGGGTATGTAATCAGTTTCAGTATTCGCTTTTCTGGTCCGATGCTGATTGCAGGAATCAGTAGTGTGTTAGTCGCCGGCCTGTTCCTGTTACAACTGGATCGGGATTTTCTGCCTCCTTTCAATGAAGGAGTGGCCCAGTTAAATGTGGTGCTGCCGCCGGGAACTTCACTGAAAAAATCGAATGAGATTTCAGAAACCGTGATGGATCGGCTGAAGAACATCAATGGAGTCGAGGCCTTCTCCCGCAGAACCGGTCGGGCGGAACTGGATGAACACGCCGAAGGGGTGAATGTTTCTGAGTATATCATTTCATTCGATCCGGATTCGGGTCGCAGTCGCGAACAGGTGCTCGACGACATCCGGACTTCGATGGAAGCGATTCCGGGGATTGTGATTTCGGTGGAACAGCCGTTGGCCCATCTGATTTCCCATATGATTTCTGGAGTGAAAGCGCAGGTCGGAATTAAAATCTACGGCGAAAATCTGATCGTCTTGCGCAATACTGCCAGGAAGATGGAAGCGGCGATGCAGAGTGTGCCCGGCGTCACCGATGTACTGGTTGAACCACAGGTTGAAATTAAACAACTGCAGATCAAGTTGAACCGGGATAAATTAAAACTCTATGGTTTAACTCCCGCGTATGTGAATGAGTATGTCGAAACCGCCATGAACGGAATGGTGGTCTCACAGGTACTGCAGGGGCAGCGTACTTTTGATCTATTGATTCGGATGGATGAAAAATACCGTGAAGATCGGCAGGCACTAAAACGACTGGCAATTGATCTCCCCGGCGGTGGGACTACGCCCCTCTCATCTGTCGCCGACATTACTGATTCAACAGGGCCGAACACCATCAATCGGGAAAAGGTACAGAAACGAATCATCGTACAGTGTAATGTCACAGGACGGGGACTGGTTGATGTGGTGAATGAAATACAGGCGAAGCAGAAACCTGTCATTGAATCGCTGCCCGCGGGCTATTTTGTGGAATATAGTGGTCAGTTTGAAAGCCAGCAATCGGCATCTCGCATGATTTCCGCGCTGTTTCTGGTATCAATGCTGGGAGTTTTCCTGGTCCTGTTCACGATGTTCCGTTCCCCCAACTTTTCTCTACAGGTAATGGCTGCCCTGCCGATGGCATTTATTGGTTCGGTGATCGCTCTGGTCGTGACCGGGCAGACACTGACGATTGCCGCGATGGTTGGTTTCATCTCGCTGGGAGGCATCGCCTCGCGGAATGGGATTTTATTGTTGAACCACTATCTGCATCTGGTGAAGTACGAAGGAGAAGGCTGGACGCGGGAAATGATCGTCAGGGCGGGTCAGGAACGCCTGGCACCGGTATTGATGACCGCGTTGACTTCAGGAATCGGACTGGTACCTCTGGCAATGTCGCAGGGGGAAGCCGGTAAAGAAATTCTGTATCCCGTCGCCACTGTAATTATCGGCGGTTTGTTAAGCAGTACGATTCTGGAATTTTTCATTCGCCCGGCTTTGTTCTGGAGCTGTGGTCGTAAAGCTGGTGCGCGGATTGTGGCGGACACGAATGAAGAGGTACCATTGATTGAAGAGCGGGAAGAACAGACAACTCCCATCGCGTGA
- a CDS encoding CRTAC1 family protein yields MSLRFCFCFVWLCLSAGCGSQSPVQPPSSVNQTEDDSPSHMRFVDRTEELGIEFVYQNGEAANKYTILESIGGGVAICDYDLNGLDDLLFPGGGLFSSENQLSGLPTALFSQVSSDQFVNQSLNSGIAAARYYSHGCSVADYDNDGFPDVVITGYGGILVWHNLGDGTFEEVSEQSGLIDPSWSTSAGWGDLNGDGALDLYLTHYVDWSFKNDPLCGDAAKPQDVCPPRRFKGLDDRVFFSNGDGTFHDATKEAGLVSAGKGLGVVLGDLDEDLDLDIYVGNDTTDNFLYLNQGQGNFQEAALVRGVAVDDEAVANGSMGVDIGDYNGDGQPDLWVANYEADRFALYKNIGSGQFLYASRETGVGTIGKLFVGFGTKFGDYDSDGDEDIIVSNGHVIRYPKHTTVRQLPLLLENRGGRFQRLTFDEKSYLGMLHHGRGLATGDLDQDGDLDLVFANCNERATILDNQTETDSKSIQVRLIGTKSNRDGIGARLVFHTSQGDISRYVTGGGSYLSQNRYLVHCALPSDAKMEAFTVYWPSGKRDVCDKPLANGLLYNYVE; encoded by the coding sequence ATGAGTTTACGATTTTGTTTCTGCTTTGTATGGCTTTGTTTATCTGCAGGCTGTGGTTCTCAATCCCCGGTACAGCCCCCGTCGTCGGTCAATCAGACAGAAGATGACAGTCCGTCACACATGCGATTCGTCGATCGTACGGAAGAACTCGGGATTGAATTTGTCTATCAGAATGGTGAAGCTGCCAATAAATATACTATCCTGGAGTCCATTGGCGGAGGAGTGGCGATCTGTGACTATGACCTGAATGGCCTGGATGACCTGCTGTTTCCCGGCGGAGGTTTGTTTTCCTCGGAAAATCAGCTGTCAGGTCTGCCGACGGCGCTCTTCAGTCAGGTTTCTTCGGACCAGTTTGTAAATCAGAGCCTGAACAGCGGGATTGCGGCAGCGCGATATTATTCGCACGGTTGCAGTGTTGCAGACTACGATAATGACGGGTTTCCGGATGTGGTGATCACCGGCTATGGTGGGATTCTCGTCTGGCATAACCTGGGGGACGGGACGTTCGAAGAAGTCTCTGAACAGTCTGGTCTGATTGATCCGAGCTGGAGCACTTCTGCCGGCTGGGGCGATTTAAATGGCGATGGTGCACTCGACTTGTATCTCACACATTATGTGGACTGGTCTTTCAAGAATGATCCGCTGTGTGGGGATGCAGCGAAACCACAGGATGTCTGTCCGCCCCGGAGATTTAAAGGCCTCGATGACCGCGTGTTCTTCAGTAACGGGGATGGTACCTTTCATGATGCAACGAAAGAAGCCGGATTGGTTAGTGCCGGGAAAGGTCTGGGGGTCGTGCTGGGAGATCTCGATGAGGATCTCGACCTGGATATCTACGTAGGAAATGACACGACTGATAACTTTCTGTATCTCAATCAGGGACAGGGGAACTTTCAGGAAGCTGCTCTGGTACGTGGTGTTGCCGTCGATGATGAAGCTGTGGCGAATGGAAGCATGGGGGTGGACATCGGCGACTACAATGGAGATGGCCAACCTGATCTATGGGTTGCCAATTATGAGGCAGACCGATTTGCATTGTATAAAAATATCGGCAGTGGTCAGTTCCTCTATGCCAGTCGAGAGACAGGAGTCGGTACGATTGGCAAACTGTTTGTAGGCTTCGGTACGAAGTTTGGTGATTATGATTCGGATGGGGATGAAGACATCATCGTTTCGAATGGTCATGTGATTCGTTATCCCAAACATACGACGGTACGCCAACTCCCGTTGTTGCTGGAGAATCGCGGCGGACGATTCCAGCGGCTTACTTTTGATGAAAAGAGTTACCTCGGAATGTTGCATCACGGTCGCGGTCTGGCGACAGGAGATCTCGACCAGGATGGTGACCTGGATCTGGTATTTGCCAACTGTAACGAGCGAGCCACCATCCTGGATAATCAGACCGAGACTGACTCAAAGTCAATACAGGTCAGGCTGATTGGCACAAAATCAAATCGTGATGGGATCGGTGCCCGATTAGTGTTTCATACCAGTCAGGGTGACATTTCCCGTTATGTGACAGGTGGTGGCAGCTACCTCTCACAAAACCGCTATCTAGTTCATTGTGCTCTTCCGTCTGATGCTAAAATGGAGGCATTTACCGTGTACTGGCCATCTGGTAAGAGGGATGTCTGCGATAAACCTCTGGCGAATGGTCTTTTGTATAATTATGTAGAATAG
- a CDS encoding DUF1559 domain-containing protein produces the protein MKRLLSRRGFTLIELLVVIAIIAILIALLLPAVQQAREAARRSTCKNNLKQFGLAMHNYHDAHGMFPIANAPSVYDSSAGAYSWRGMSAHALMLPYMDQANLYNQINWNQMYNDSASSSNDAVGNNTVPAFLCPSDLKWAGADAGNNYYVSAGPSVWWNLGWSQQIGMFNYRKPTRISDVLDGTSNTIAAGERTIGDNDGSKFNVKTDLVRAQAFPSGWSNTFTSKAALDAYGAQALAGTTNTHSHVGREWMNGVGSQTVFNTLNPPNSPNPDAHPCSGCGWYDSAGVWSARSRHTGGAHVLMGDGAVRFASDNIDITLWQHLGSTAGEEVIGEW, from the coding sequence ATGAAGCGCTTATTAAGTCGCAGGGGATTCACATTGATTGAATTGCTGGTGGTGATTGCCATTATTGCGATTCTGATCGCGTTATTATTACCTGCCGTTCAACAGGCACGCGAAGCCGCTCGCCGCTCAACGTGTAAGAACAACCTGAAACAATTTGGTCTGGCGATGCACAACTATCATGATGCACACGGCATGTTTCCTATTGCCAATGCGCCTTCTGTTTATGATTCCAGTGCGGGAGCTTATTCCTGGCGTGGAATGAGCGCTCATGCTTTGATGCTTCCTTATATGGATCAGGCGAACCTTTACAACCAGATCAACTGGAATCAGATGTATAATGATTCGGCTTCATCCAGTAATGATGCTGTTGGCAACAACACGGTTCCTGCATTCCTGTGTCCTTCCGATTTGAAGTGGGCGGGGGCTGATGCTGGTAACAATTACTATGTCAGTGCCGGTCCTTCAGTCTGGTGGAACCTGGGATGGTCGCAGCAGATTGGCATGTTTAATTATCGTAAACCTACCCGGATCAGCGATGTGCTTGATGGAACATCAAACACGATCGCCGCTGGTGAAAGAACAATTGGCGATAATGATGGCAGTAAATTTAATGTGAAGACGGACCTGGTCCGGGCACAGGCATTTCCTTCAGGCTGGTCGAACACGTTTACTTCTAAAGCAGCCCTTGATGCCTACGGGGCTCAGGCTCTGGCAGGGACGACCAACACTCACAGTCATGTGGGACGCGAATGGATGAACGGAGTAGGGAGTCAAACTGTCTTCAATACCCTGAACCCACCAAACTCACCAAACCCGGATGCCCATCCTTGTAGTGGTTGTGGCTGGTACGATTCTGCCGGAGTCTGGTCTGCCCGTAGTCGGCACACTGGTGGTGCCCATGTTCTAATGGGAGACGGTGCCGTCCGATTTGCCAGTGATAACATTGATATCACACTCTGGCAACACCTCGGTTCAACCGCTGGTGAAGAAGTGATTGGTGAATGGTAA
- a CDS encoding RNA polymerase sigma factor: protein MNVPDFSLLDDPPSDAPTKRAPQVHQVDRDQRKEQTQKTGKAHSTSGRNSETVEYNEREFIQRLLQRDQRSWDEFLSRYNKLIVSRILAACRECGNSPRPDLVEECGAEVMAVLFQGDLSSLRQFKGRSKLSTWLAVIVRRTTLDVLRRQRKASEKICPNDSQFDIATVPDTLPENALDDPAREHKHLQDCMAQLKDGDRRALELYFDQKLSYAEIGRQLCISENAVGPKLHRAQQRLKKIMQSGKRES, encoded by the coding sequence ATGAATGTTCCCGATTTTTCTCTACTTGATGATCCACCCAGTGATGCGCCGACAAAACGTGCGCCACAGGTACATCAAGTCGACAGAGATCAAAGAAAAGAGCAGACTCAAAAGACAGGCAAAGCTCATTCAACTTCCGGCAGAAACAGCGAGACCGTGGAATATAACGAGCGTGAATTCATCCAGAGGCTCCTGCAACGGGATCAGCGATCATGGGATGAATTTCTCAGCCGCTATAACAAACTGATTGTCAGTCGAATTCTAGCAGCGTGTCGCGAATGTGGAAATTCGCCTCGACCGGATCTGGTTGAAGAATGTGGCGCAGAAGTGATGGCGGTGTTGTTTCAGGGTGATCTCAGCAGTCTGAGACAGTTCAAAGGTCGCAGTAAACTCTCTACCTGGCTGGCCGTCATTGTCCGCCGGACTACATTGGATGTGCTGCGTCGTCAGCGGAAGGCCAGTGAGAAGATCTGTCCGAATGACAGTCAATTTGATATTGCCACCGTTCCGGATACACTGCCGGAAAACGCTCTTGATGATCCAGCAAGAGAACACAAGCATCTGCAGGATTGTATGGCTCAACTGAAAGACGGGGATCGTCGTGCCCTGGAATTGTATTTTGATCAGAAACTGAGCTATGCAGAAATCGGCAGGCAACTGTGTATTTCGGAGAATGCCGTCGGCCCTAAATTACATCGCGCACAACAACGGTTGAAGAAAATCATGCAGTCTGGAAAACGGGAATCATGA
- a CDS encoding efflux RND transporter periplasmic adaptor subunit, whose translation MNHSKLKQNWKILLTIVVFMITGFLLWGTQQQWMPALKNYANKTNQKQSDQKTTGAASEEDHHDHDHAGHDETSSLELSPQARKNVGLTADKIVPVQLKDFTRTITIPAMVVERPGKTRIKVVAPMTGIVTNVNVTGGEAVQPGRPLFKIRLTHEDLVQAQTAYLKTLGELDVELKEIERIQVITNKGVIAGKVLLEREYAKEKLEAILKAQREALLLHGFTATQVDQIKKTRRLIKEHLVYAPLVHDQSGEVSAPDMEIQRISAPAPRTLDQAAASQRSLLVVQSLDVNKGDFVQAGDTLCVLADYSDLYIKGQAFEQETDEITRCLDNQWPIEAIQEENNKTKKLIKDLKIDYLDNQIETETRTFSVYVNLPNQIEHDTIRKDGDRYITWRFKTGQRMQLLIPVETWKKQIVLPVEAVASEGAEQFVFQENGDHFDRRPVHVLYQDQLWAVIENDGSIFPGDKIAFAGAHQLQMALKNKAGGAVDPHAGHNH comes from the coding sequence ATGAATCATTCTAAGCTGAAACAAAACTGGAAAATATTACTGACAATCGTAGTCTTCATGATTACGGGATTTCTGCTCTGGGGAACGCAGCAGCAGTGGATGCCCGCATTGAAAAACTATGCGAACAAAACCAACCAGAAGCAGTCTGACCAGAAAACAACTGGCGCTGCATCCGAAGAGGATCACCACGATCACGACCATGCGGGACACGATGAAACCAGTTCCCTGGAACTCTCGCCCCAGGCTAGAAAAAACGTTGGCCTGACCGCGGATAAGATTGTGCCGGTTCAACTCAAAGACTTTACGCGTACGATTACGATTCCCGCGATGGTGGTCGAGCGTCCCGGCAAGACTCGCATCAAGGTGGTCGCTCCCATGACGGGCATTGTCACGAATGTGAATGTCACCGGGGGCGAAGCAGTTCAGCCAGGTCGCCCCCTGTTTAAAATCCGGTTGACTCATGAAGACCTGGTGCAGGCACAAACCGCGTACCTCAAAACTCTGGGTGAACTCGATGTCGAACTCAAAGAAATCGAGCGGATTCAGGTGATTACCAATAAAGGGGTCATTGCCGGGAAAGTGCTGCTGGAACGCGAATATGCCAAAGAAAAGCTGGAAGCAATATTGAAAGCACAGCGTGAGGCACTTCTGTTGCATGGATTTACTGCTACTCAAGTGGATCAGATCAAAAAGACGCGGCGTCTGATAAAAGAGCATCTGGTCTATGCGCCTCTGGTTCATGACCAGTCCGGCGAAGTGTCTGCTCCTGATATGGAAATTCAACGTATTTCAGCACCTGCTCCGAGGACCCTCGATCAGGCGGCCGCTTCGCAACGGTCTCTGCTGGTGGTTCAGTCGTTAGACGTTAATAAAGGCGATTTCGTACAGGCCGGAGATACACTCTGCGTTCTGGCAGATTACAGTGACCTGTATATCAAAGGCCAGGCCTTTGAACAGGAGACAGATGAAATTACACGCTGTCTGGATAACCAGTGGCCCATCGAAGCGATTCAGGAAGAAAATAACAAAACGAAAAAACTGATCAAAGATCTGAAGATCGACTACCTCGATAATCAGATTGAGACCGAAACCAGAACCTTTTCCGTATATGTGAATCTGCCAAATCAGATCGAACACGACACCATTCGCAAAGATGGAGACCGCTATATTACCTGGCGTTTCAAGACCGGACAGCGAATGCAGTTACTCATTCCGGTGGAGACCTGGAAGAAACAGATCGTTCTCCCCGTGGAAGCGGTCGCCAGTGAAGGGGCCGAGCAGTTTGTCTTTCAGGAGAACGGAGACCACTTTGATCGACGCCCCGTGCATGTCCTGTATCAGGATCAACTCTGGGCGGTGATCGAAAATGATGGATCCATTTTTCCCGGCGACAAAATTGCATTTGCAGGAGCACATCAACTGCAGATGGCATTGAAGAACAAGGCGGGCGGCGCCGTTGATCCACACGCGGGACACAATCACTGA
- a CDS encoding tetratricopeptide repeat protein gives MVSHREDESGNQHGSGKRISWILPGILCAGFLIAGLILWKSVWIEICQWQASRNLQSHHTTEALSWIQQAYELDRQNAETLLTLARAQRRTNQVEDAVETLKKLFQLSGQTEELQREQWLVEAQVGDLKNLEQHLADMLIDPRGNAADICETFVNSCILNYRFADAQRVIEVWQADFPEDPLPHYYQGRILEHQGNWNQAETEFNAALKLSPEHIPSAYNLARIKLSQNQVDAALEIYQRCLQQQHQHAAALLGMARCLSMQQDVAAARKILNQVQQMPENQIMKDFREVGDPAYAARNAVALQRGQLELSAGNYQQAITNLETAVSLNPKDRKARLSLADAYRGLGELKKAEVQLQVIQKSQAAITRLDECFDLLQKDLTNAELRAEIGEIFLEHISENQGIVWLKNALYYDADNQRATQALKKYYEQLENEKQNQVSEE, from the coding sequence ATGGTATCACATCGGGAAGACGAGTCTGGAAATCAGCATGGTTCCGGCAAACGCATTTCATGGATTCTTCCGGGAATACTCTGCGCAGGATTCCTGATCGCAGGCTTGATCTTGTGGAAATCAGTCTGGATTGAAATCTGTCAGTGGCAGGCTTCGAGGAATCTGCAGTCACACCATACGACTGAAGCATTGAGCTGGATTCAGCAGGCATATGAGTTAGATCGGCAGAACGCAGAAACCCTCCTGACTCTGGCACGTGCCCAGCGACGCACAAATCAGGTTGAAGACGCCGTGGAAACGCTGAAAAAATTATTTCAACTTTCCGGACAGACAGAAGAACTGCAGCGTGAACAATGGCTGGTGGAGGCGCAGGTTGGAGACCTGAAGAATCTGGAACAGCATCTGGCTGATATGTTAATTGACCCCAGGGGAAATGCGGCTGATATCTGCGAAACCTTTGTTAACAGCTGTATTCTGAATTATCGATTTGCAGATGCACAACGCGTGATCGAAGTCTGGCAGGCAGATTTTCCTGAGGATCCACTTCCCCATTATTACCAGGGACGAATCCTGGAACATCAGGGAAACTGGAACCAGGCAGAAACTGAATTCAATGCGGCGTTGAAGTTGAGTCCGGAACATATCCCTTCTGCCTATAACCTCGCGCGCATCAAACTGTCACAAAATCAGGTTGATGCCGCTCTGGAAATTTATCAACGTTGTCTGCAGCAGCAACATCAGCATGCTGCCGCACTGTTGGGAATGGCTCGCTGTCTGAGCATGCAACAGGATGTGGCAGCAGCCCGAAAAATCCTGAATCAGGTTCAGCAGATGCCTGAAAATCAGATTATGAAAGATTTTCGTGAAGTCGGCGATCCCGCGTACGCCGCCAGGAATGCAGTTGCATTGCAACGGGGGCAACTGGAACTCTCTGCAGGAAATTATCAGCAGGCGATCACGAACCTGGAAACAGCTGTATCACTAAACCCTAAAGACAGAAAAGCACGTCTGTCATTAGCGGATGCCTATCGGGGACTGGGTGAACTGAAAAAAGCAGAAGTACAGCTCCAGGTCATCCAGAAGTCTCAAGCCGCAATTACACGCCTGGATGAATGTTTTGACCTCTTGCAGAAAGATCTGACAAACGCAGAGTTGCGCGCGGAGATTGGAGAGATCTTTCTGGAACATATCTCAGAAAACCAGGGAATCGTCTGGCTGAAAAACGCCTTGTACTATGATGCGGATAATCAGAGGGCCACTCAGGCATTAAAAAAATATTATGAGCAACTTGAAAATGAGAAACAGAATCAGGTTTCGGAAGAATAA